The Nitriliruptor alkaliphilus DSM 45188 genome includes a region encoding these proteins:
- a CDS encoding potassium channel family protein translates to MRNRRTIKDMLVEAKDAAELMVDLAYAAVFFGDDALAREVLRLEDIVDELLVELRAVCMIAARTREDADQLAGVLSMAVSIEGIADAAEDIARVVLKDLGVPPELRDDLRHATEVTARVKIREENQLESASLRELELPARTGMWVIAVRRDVDWLYGPGPDDVLREGDVLFLQGPKDGVDHVRALAGGVPRELPPPPERAKLTNLDRAVDLVVELKNASEVAVGLAYSAILLQDRSLATEVSVIEDASDELYHQLEGWVLRAAVELEDPDELRGMLHLASASERIVDAAQSMTRVIEDEGPPHPIIAAALAEADEIVADAEVAAGSAAADRTLKELQFHTQTGMEVLAIQQNGRWTYRPKRGRTVQVGDRLLAIGPEEGAPRLRELCGDARPEGDEGWVTTEEEREHDERG, encoded by the coding sequence ATGAGGAACCGACGCACGATCAAGGACATGCTCGTCGAGGCGAAGGACGCCGCCGAGCTGATGGTCGACCTCGCCTACGCGGCGGTCTTCTTCGGCGACGACGCCCTCGCCCGCGAGGTGCTGCGGCTCGAGGACATCGTCGACGAACTGCTGGTCGAGCTGCGTGCCGTGTGCATGATCGCGGCCCGTACCCGCGAGGACGCCGACCAGCTCGCCGGCGTCCTGTCCATGGCGGTGTCGATCGAGGGCATCGCCGATGCCGCCGAGGACATCGCCCGCGTCGTGCTCAAGGACCTCGGGGTCCCGCCCGAGCTGCGCGACGACCTCCGGCACGCGACCGAGGTCACGGCGCGGGTCAAGATCCGCGAGGAGAACCAGCTCGAGTCCGCGTCGCTGCGCGAGCTCGAGCTCCCGGCACGGACGGGCATGTGGGTCATCGCCGTCCGCCGGGACGTGGACTGGCTCTACGGGCCGGGGCCGGACGACGTGCTGCGTGAAGGTGACGTGCTCTTCCTGCAGGGGCCGAAGGACGGCGTCGACCACGTCCGAGCGCTCGCCGGCGGGGTCCCCCGCGAGCTGCCCCCGCCGCCGGAACGTGCCAAGCTGACCAACCTCGACCGCGCGGTGGATCTGGTCGTCGAGCTCAAGAACGCCTCCGAGGTGGCGGTGGGGCTCGCCTACTCGGCCATCCTGTTGCAGGACCGGTCACTCGCAACCGAGGTCAGCGTCATCGAGGACGCCTCCGACGAGCTCTACCACCAGCTCGAGGGGTGGGTCCTGCGGGCAGCGGTGGAGCTCGAGGACCCCGACGAGCTGCGCGGGATGCTGCACCTCGCCTCCGCATCCGAGCGCATCGTGGACGCTGCCCAGTCCATGACGCGGGTCATCGAGGACGAGGGCCCGCCCCACCCGATCATCGCCGCGGCGCTCGCCGAGGCGGACGAGATCGTCGCCGACGCCGAGGTCGCGGCGGGCAGCGCCGCCGCCGACCGGACCCTCAAGGAGCTGCAGTTCCACACCCAGACCGGCATGGAGGTCCTCGCGATCCAGCAGAACGGGCGCTGGACCTACCGACCGAAGCGCGGCCGGACCGTGCAGGTCGGCGACCGCCTGCTCGCGATCGGACCCGAGGAGGGTGCCCCGCGGCTGCGCGAGCTGTGCGGCGATGCCCGCCCGGAGGGCGACGAGGGGTGGGTCACCACCGAGGAGGAACGCGAACACGACGAACGCGGCTGA
- a CDS encoding magnesium transporter, with protein sequence MADRHRNLVRVPGPILALGRGLGLSVGEVRSYWAQESRSIRSGSSALALGLGATLIAGITLASAEGRLESIPGLLALIPAAIGMRGAIFGALGSRLSTGIYTGQFDRQLTRRSYLGRQVEASSILSVASATQAGLIAWAISAALGLPTIPLLDLVAISLVGGLLSSAVLFVVVIWMARRSDRVGFSMDDVGAPIITATGDLVTLPALLVATYVLDVPVLPEALGALGLVGAVVVSILGIRQSEQTIRRVVRESLVVLTIAVTIDVFAGVVVEARAEDQFSAAALLVLIPPFIANCGSLGGMLSSRLASKLHLGQLEPRLLPGKLASLDFSLIALLAFLAFTGVGVAGWLAALIVPGVDPLSVLVTVGVVLLGGLFAFPILALAAYASAATSFRFGFDPDNHGIPIVTATMDLTGVLCLLGAITLLQPGA encoded by the coding sequence GTGGCCGACCGCCACCGCAACCTCGTGCGCGTGCCCGGCCCGATCCTCGCGCTCGGTCGGGGTCTCGGCCTGTCGGTCGGCGAGGTGCGGTCCTACTGGGCCCAGGAGTCGCGCAGCATCCGATCGGGCTCGAGCGCGCTGGCCCTCGGGCTCGGCGCCACCCTCATCGCCGGTATCACCCTGGCCTCCGCCGAGGGCCGGCTCGAGTCCATCCCGGGGCTCCTCGCCCTCATCCCGGCCGCCATCGGCATGCGCGGCGCCATCTTCGGTGCGCTCGGTTCGCGGCTGTCGACCGGCATCTACACCGGTCAGTTCGACCGTCAGCTCACCCGCAGGAGCTACCTCGGACGACAGGTCGAGGCCTCCTCGATCCTGTCGGTCGCATCCGCCACGCAGGCCGGCCTGATCGCCTGGGCCATCAGCGCCGCGCTCGGCCTGCCGACCATCCCGCTGCTCGACCTCGTGGCGATCTCCCTGGTCGGCGGGTTGTTGTCGTCCGCGGTGCTGTTCGTCGTCGTGATCTGGATGGCGCGACGGTCGGACCGGGTCGGGTTCTCCATGGACGATGTCGGCGCGCCGATCATCACCGCCACCGGAGACCTCGTCACGCTGCCGGCGCTGCTGGTCGCGACCTACGTGCTGGACGTGCCCGTGCTCCCCGAGGCGCTCGGCGCCCTCGGGCTCGTGGGTGCGGTCGTGGTCTCGATCCTCGGGATCCGCCAGTCCGAGCAGACGATCCGACGGGTGGTCCGCGAGTCCCTCGTCGTGCTGACCATCGCGGTCACCATCGACGTCTTCGCCGGTGTGGTGGTCGAGGCCCGCGCCGAGGATCAGTTCAGCGCCGCGGCGCTGCTGGTGCTCATCCCCCCGTTCATCGCCAACTGCGGCTCCCTCGGTGGGATGCTCTCCAGTCGGCTCGCCTCCAAGCTGCACCTCGGCCAGCTCGAACCGCGCCTCCTGCCGGGCAAGCTCGCCTCCCTCGACTTCTCGCTCATCGCGCTGCTGGCGTTCCTGGCGTTCACCGGCGTCGGTGTCGCCGGCTGGCTCGCGGCCCTGATCGTCCCGGGCGTCGACCCGCTGTCGGTGCTGGTCACCGTCGGCGTGGTCCTGCTCGGTGGCCTGTTCGCGTTCCCCATCCTGGCCCTGGCGGCGTACGCCTCGGCAGCCACCTCGTTCCGGTTCGGGTTCGACCCGGACAACCACGGCATCCCCATCGTCACCGCCACGATGGACCTCACCGGCGTCCTGTGCCTCCTCGGCGCCATCACCTTGCTGCAACCCGGAGCCTGA
- a CDS encoding aldo/keto reductase: MQQRVLGQDLTVSALGLGCMGMSFAYGGADEARSVATLERAIERGVTLFDTADIYGPETNERLVGPVLARHRDDVVLATKFGAYSLEIDGRSPDGRPDYAARACDASLLRLGVDVIDLYYLHRVDPQVPVEESIGAMADLVTAGKVRHLGISEATAEQLRRAHATHPISALQSEWSLWTRDLEREVLATARELGIGLVPYSPLGRGFLTGTIRSVADLPEGDWRRGNPRFAEQALAANLRLVEVVESMAADHAATAAQVALAWVLAQGDDVVPIPGTTRPERLDENLAALDVSLNDADLRALDQACPPGAATGTRYAEAAMRFVAT; encoded by the coding sequence GTGCAGCAGCGGGTGCTCGGCCAGGATCTGACCGTGTCGGCGCTCGGCCTCGGCTGCATGGGGATGAGCTTCGCCTACGGGGGTGCCGACGAGGCGCGGTCGGTGGCGACCCTGGAGCGGGCGATCGAACGCGGTGTGACGCTGTTCGACACGGCCGACATCTACGGACCCGAGACGAACGAACGTCTCGTCGGCCCGGTGCTCGCCCGGCACCGCGACGACGTCGTGCTCGCCACCAAGTTCGGCGCCTACTCCCTCGAGATCGACGGCCGCTCCCCCGACGGTCGGCCCGACTACGCCGCACGGGCCTGCGACGCGTCGCTCCTGCGCCTCGGCGTCGACGTGATCGACCTCTACTACCTGCACCGCGTGGACCCGCAGGTCCCGGTGGAGGAATCCATCGGCGCGATGGCCGACCTGGTCACCGCCGGCAAGGTCCGCCACCTCGGCATCTCGGAGGCGACAGCCGAGCAACTGCGGCGGGCCCACGCGACGCACCCGATCAGCGCGCTCCAGAGCGAGTGGTCCCTGTGGACGCGCGACCTCGAACGTGAGGTGCTGGCGACCGCCCGCGAGCTCGGGATCGGTCTGGTGCCCTACTCCCCGCTCGGTCGCGGGTTCCTGACCGGGACCATCCGGTCGGTCGCGGACCTGCCCGAGGGCGACTGGCGGCGCGGCAACCCGCGGTTCGCCGAGCAGGCGCTCGCCGCCAACCTGCGGCTGGTGGAGGTGGTCGAGTCGATGGCTGCTGATCACGCGGCCACGGCGGCGCAGGTCGCGCTCGCCTGGGTGTTGGCGCAGGGCGATGACGTCGTCCCCATCCCGGGAACGACGCGTCCGGAGCGGCTCGACGAGAACCTCGCCGCGCTCGACGTCAGCTTGAACGACGCCGACCTCCGAGCTCTCGACCAGGCGTGCCCACCGGGGGCAGCGACCGGCACGCGCTACGCGGAGGCCGCCATGCGGTTCGTCGCCACCTGA